The following proteins are encoded in a genomic region of Streptomyces collinus Tu 365:
- a CDS encoding HAMP domain-containing protein, with product MAGKATGTTEAVPAEQELRRLLAGLTAVRDGDFGTRLPDDASGLMGDIATVFNGMVDQLSVFTSEVTRVAREVGTEGTLGGQAEVPGVSGTWADLTDSVNAMAGNLTTQVRDIAQVATAVAKGDLSQKIDVPARGEILQLKETVNTMVDQLSAFADEVTRVAKEVGTEGRLGGQAQVPGVAGVWRDLTDSVNFMAGNLTAQVRNVAQVTTAVAQGDLSQKITVDARGEILELKSTINTMVDQLSAFADEVTRVAREVGTEGRLGGQADVKGVKGTWRDLTDSVNFMAGNLTAQVRNVAQVATAVAQGDLSQKITVDARGEILELKNTINTMVDQLSAFADEVTRVAREVGTAGNLGGQATVRGVSGTWKDLTDNVNVMASNLTGQVRSIAQVATAVARGDLSQKITVEAKGEVAALADVINTMVDTLSAFADEVTRVAREVGTEGRLGGQAHVPNVAGTWKDLTDNVNSMANNLTGQVRNIALVTTAVAKGDLSKKIDVDARGEILELKTTINTMVDQLSAFADEVTRVAREVGTEGRLGGQAEVEGVSGTWKRLTENVNELAGNLTRQVRAIGEVASAVAEGDLTRSITVDAAGEVAELKDNINSMVESLRETTRANQEQDWLKTNLARISALMQGHRDLSVVAELIMDELVPLVSAQYGAFYLAEDGASGPELRLVGSYGRPEDDTRPTRIAFGRSLVGQAARSRRIIGVDQLPPGYVTISSGLGQIEPTDLLLLPIVFEEQVLGVIELASVTAFTPVQRDFLQQLVETIGVNVNTIVANARTDELLQESQRLTSELQSRSAELQARQEELQQSNAELEDKASLLADQNRDIEAKNLQIEQARQELEARAQQLSLASRYKSEFLANMSHELRTPLNSLLILAQLLAQNPSRNLTPKQVEYAGIIHSAGSDLLQLINDILDLSKVEAGKMDITPERVPLKQLIEYVEATFQPMTSQKSLDFTITTAPGAPADLLTDDSRLRQILRNLLSNAVKFTEQGCVELRVEPAPDDEVPGGVVRGGTIVAFRVKDTGIGIAEQQRETIFGAFQQADGTTSRKYGGTGLGLSITREIAHLLGGAVTVESTPGKGSTFTLFLPVARADFEELLRGGRATPQMLTASPVDEPAEREPVAEARPGTARGQRARRLLVVEERPRGLLTLVAESVVGDLAHGPGGTPVDIITAVGAQEAAGALAAEPCHCVVVQLGASDGESARFLRALRGDSALASVPVLVHSSHRTDQQDQDTEGGSLEYLYSLDELRERIALHLSAEEPGEVLTLVRGDEPQPAEPHQVDERDRGRSVLVVDDDARNLFALSGILELHGFRVLHAENGRKGIETLVNNPDVELVLMDVMMPEMDGYTATAEIRRMPQYADLPVIAVTAKAMQGDREKSLASGASDYVTKPVDTHDLISCVRRWLPA from the coding sequence ATGGCCGGCAAGGCGACCGGGACGACCGAGGCGGTCCCGGCGGAGCAAGAGCTGCGGAGACTCCTGGCGGGTCTGACCGCCGTACGCGACGGAGACTTCGGCACACGTCTGCCCGACGACGCCAGCGGTCTCATGGGAGACATCGCCACCGTCTTCAACGGCATGGTCGACCAGCTCTCGGTCTTCACCTCCGAGGTGACCCGGGTGGCCCGCGAGGTGGGCACCGAGGGCACCCTCGGGGGACAGGCGGAGGTCCCGGGCGTCTCCGGCACCTGGGCGGACCTCACCGACTCCGTCAACGCCATGGCGGGCAACCTCACCACGCAGGTCCGTGACATCGCCCAGGTCGCCACGGCCGTGGCCAAGGGCGACCTGTCGCAGAAGATCGACGTGCCCGCGCGCGGCGAGATCCTGCAGCTGAAGGAGACCGTCAACACGATGGTCGATCAGCTCTCCGCGTTCGCCGACGAGGTGACCCGGGTCGCCAAGGAGGTCGGCACCGAGGGCCGCCTCGGCGGACAGGCGCAGGTGCCCGGCGTCGCCGGCGTCTGGCGCGACCTCACGGATTCGGTCAATTTCATGGCCGGAAACCTCACCGCCCAGGTGCGCAACGTCGCCCAGGTGACGACCGCCGTGGCGCAGGGCGACCTGTCGCAGAAGATCACCGTGGACGCACGCGGCGAGATCCTGGAGCTCAAGAGCACCATCAACACGATGGTGGACCAGCTCTCCGCGTTCGCCGACGAGGTGACCCGGGTGGCCCGCGAGGTCGGCACCGAGGGCCGCCTAGGGGGACAGGCGGACGTCAAGGGCGTCAAGGGCACCTGGCGCGACCTGACGGACTCCGTGAACTTCATGGCGGGCAACCTCACCGCCCAGGTCCGCAACGTGGCCCAGGTGGCCACGGCGGTGGCGCAGGGCGACCTGTCGCAGAAGATCACCGTGGACGCGCGCGGCGAGATCCTGGAGCTCAAGAACACCATCAACACGATGGTGGACCAGCTCTCCGCGTTCGCCGACGAGGTCACCCGGGTGGCCCGCGAGGTCGGCACCGCGGGCAACCTCGGCGGCCAGGCCACCGTGCGCGGGGTCTCGGGCACCTGGAAGGACCTCACCGACAACGTCAACGTGATGGCCTCCAACCTGACCGGTCAGGTCCGCTCCATCGCGCAGGTCGCCACCGCCGTCGCCCGCGGCGACCTCTCCCAGAAGATCACCGTCGAGGCCAAGGGCGAGGTCGCCGCACTGGCCGACGTCATCAACACCATGGTCGACACGCTCTCCGCGTTCGCCGACGAGGTGACCCGGGTGGCCCGCGAGGTCGGCACCGAGGGACGCCTGGGCGGCCAAGCCCACGTGCCCAACGTGGCCGGCACCTGGAAGGACCTCACCGACAACGTCAACTCCATGGCCAACAACCTCACCGGCCAGGTGCGCAACATCGCGCTGGTGACCACCGCCGTGGCCAAGGGCGACCTGTCCAAGAAGATCGACGTCGACGCCCGCGGCGAGATCCTCGAACTGAAGACCACGATCAACACGATGGTCGACCAGCTCTCCGCGTTCGCCGACGAGGTGACCCGCGTGGCCCGCGAGGTCGGCACCGAGGGCCGCCTCGGCGGCCAGGCCGAGGTCGAGGGCGTCTCCGGCACCTGGAAGCGCCTGACGGAGAACGTCAACGAGCTGGCCGGCAACCTGACCCGGCAGGTGCGCGCCATCGGCGAGGTGGCCAGCGCCGTGGCCGAGGGCGACCTCACCCGGTCCATCACCGTCGACGCCGCCGGCGAGGTCGCCGAACTCAAGGACAACATCAACTCGATGGTGGAGTCCCTGCGCGAGACCACCCGGGCCAACCAGGAACAGGACTGGCTCAAGACCAACCTCGCCCGCATCTCCGCCCTCATGCAGGGCCACCGGGACCTGTCCGTCGTCGCCGAGCTGATCATGGACGAGCTGGTGCCCCTGGTCTCCGCCCAGTACGGCGCCTTCTACCTCGCCGAGGACGGGGCGTCCGGACCCGAACTGCGGCTCGTCGGCTCCTACGGCCGCCCGGAGGACGACACCAGACCCACGCGGATCGCCTTCGGCCGCTCCCTGGTCGGCCAGGCCGCGCGCAGCCGCCGCATCATCGGCGTGGACCAGCTCCCGCCCGGGTACGTCACCATCTCCTCCGGACTCGGGCAGATCGAGCCCACCGACCTGCTGCTGCTCCCCATCGTCTTCGAGGAGCAGGTCCTCGGCGTCATCGAACTCGCCTCGGTCACCGCCTTCACCCCGGTCCAGCGGGACTTCCTGCAGCAGCTCGTGGAGACCATCGGCGTCAACGTCAACACGATCGTCGCCAACGCCCGCACCGACGAACTGCTCCAGGAGTCGCAGCGCCTGACCAGCGAACTGCAGTCGCGCTCGGCCGAGTTGCAGGCGCGCCAGGAGGAACTCCAGCAGTCCAACGCCGAACTGGAGGACAAGGCCTCGCTGCTGGCCGACCAGAACCGGGACATCGAGGCGAAGAACCTCCAGATCGAGCAGGCCCGGCAGGAACTGGAGGCGCGCGCCCAGCAGTTGTCGCTGGCCTCGCGCTACAAGTCCGAGTTCCTGGCCAACATGAGCCACGAGCTGCGCACGCCGCTCAACAGCCTGCTCATCCTCGCCCAGCTGCTGGCCCAGAACCCCTCCCGCAACCTCACCCCGAAGCAGGTGGAGTACGCGGGCATCATCCACTCCGCCGGCTCGGACCTGCTCCAGCTCATCAACGACATCCTCGACCTGTCCAAGGTCGAGGCGGGCAAGATGGACATCACCCCCGAGCGGGTCCCCCTCAAGCAGCTCATCGAGTACGTCGAGGCCACCTTCCAGCCGATGACCTCGCAGAAGAGCCTCGACTTCACCATCACCACCGCCCCGGGCGCGCCCGCCGACCTGCTCACCGACGACTCCCGGCTGCGGCAGATCCTGCGCAACCTGCTGTCCAACGCGGTGAAGTTCACCGAGCAGGGCTGCGTCGAACTGCGCGTCGAACCGGCGCCGGACGACGAGGTGCCCGGGGGCGTGGTGCGCGGCGGCACCATCGTGGCCTTCCGGGTGAAGGACACCGGCATCGGCATCGCGGAACAGCAGCGGGAGACCATCTTCGGCGCCTTCCAGCAGGCCGACGGCACCACCAGCCGCAAGTACGGCGGCACCGGCCTCGGCCTGTCCATCACCCGGGAGATCGCGCACCTGCTCGGCGGCGCCGTCACCGTGGAGAGCACGCCCGGCAAGGGCAGCACCTTCACCCTCTTCCTGCCCGTGGCCCGCGCGGACTTCGAGGAACTCCTGCGCGGCGGCCGCGCGACGCCCCAGATGCTCACGGCGTCCCCGGTCGACGAACCCGCCGAACGGGAGCCGGTGGCCGAGGCCCGGCCGGGCACCGCCCGCGGGCAGCGCGCCCGCCGTCTGCTCGTCGTGGAGGAGCGGCCGCGCGGCCTGCTCACGCTGGTCGCCGAGAGCGTCGTCGGGGACCTCGCGCACGGCCCGGGCGGCACCCCCGTCGACATCATCACCGCCGTCGGTGCGCAGGAGGCGGCCGGCGCGCTGGCCGCTGAGCCCTGCCACTGCGTCGTCGTCCAGCTCGGCGCGTCCGACGGCGAGTCCGCCCGCTTCCTGCGGGCCCTGCGCGGCGACTCGGCCCTGGCCAGCGTCCCCGTCCTGGTGCACAGCTCCCACCGCACCGACCAGCAGGACCAGGACACCGAGGGCGGCTCGCTGGAGTACCTGTACAGCCTGGACGAGCTGCGCGAGCGGATCGCCCTGCACCTGTCGGCCGAGGAGCCCGGCGAGGTGCTCACCCTGGTCCGCGGCGACGAGCCGCAGCCGGCCGAGCCCCACCAGGTGGACGAGCGCGACCGGGGCCGCAGCGTCCTCGTCGTGGACGACGACGCGCGCAACCTGTTCGCGCTCAGCGGCATCCTCGAACTGCACGGCTTCCGGGTGCTGCACGCGGAGAACGGCCGCAAGGGCATCGAGACGCTGGTGAACAACCCGGACGTCGAACTCGTTCTGATGGACGTGATGATGCCCGAGATGGACGGCTACACCGCGACGGCCGAGATCCGCCGGATGCCGCAGTACGCCGACCTGCCGGTCATCGCCGTGACCGCCAAGGCCATGCAGGGCGACCGGGAGAAGAGTCTCGCCTCCGGCGCCAGCGACTACGTGACCAAACCGGTGGACACGCATGACCTCATCTCCTGTGTCCGGCGCTGGCTCCCCGCGTGA
- a CDS encoding 4Fe-4S dicluster domain-containing protein, whose amino-acid sequence MSGDQVRADRAGLWFGPQPDVAGASGYPDAPPRMGFFTDTSVCIGCKACEVACKEWNAVPEDGLELTGMSYDNTQGLGADTWRHVAFIEQRKPFGGQQPGVSHDDVDVFAAASALGTDAASPGPGATTPPAGAAPAGAPAGEISPVSPDGRTELRWLMASDVCKHCTHAACLDVCPTGALFRTEFGTVVVQEDVCNGCGYCVPACPYGVIDQRKDDGRVWKCTLCYDRLGVGMEPACAKSCPTESIQFGPLEELRERAAGRVAQLHASGVTDARLYGESPDDGVGGDGAFFLLLDEPEVYGLPPDPVVTTRDLPDMWRHAAMAAVSLGALAVASFARRPR is encoded by the coding sequence ATGAGCGGCGATCAGGTCAGGGCGGACCGGGCCGGTCTGTGGTTCGGACCGCAGCCGGACGTGGCGGGCGCATCCGGTTACCCGGACGCCCCGCCCAGGATGGGCTTCTTCACCGACACCTCCGTGTGCATCGGCTGCAAGGCCTGCGAAGTGGCCTGCAAGGAGTGGAACGCCGTTCCGGAGGACGGCCTCGAACTGACCGGCATGTCCTACGACAACACGCAGGGCCTCGGCGCCGACACCTGGCGGCACGTGGCCTTCATCGAGCAGCGCAAGCCGTTCGGCGGGCAGCAGCCCGGGGTCTCGCACGACGACGTGGACGTCTTCGCCGCGGCCTCGGCGCTCGGCACCGACGCGGCCTCCCCGGGCCCGGGTGCCACCACTCCCCCGGCGGGCGCGGCCCCGGCGGGCGCCCCGGCCGGCGAGATCTCGCCGGTGTCGCCCGACGGCCGCACGGAGCTGCGCTGGCTGATGGCGTCGGACGTGTGCAAGCACTGCACGCACGCGGCCTGCCTGGACGTGTGTCCGACGGGCGCGCTGTTCCGCACCGAGTTCGGCACGGTCGTCGTCCAGGAGGACGTCTGCAACGGCTGCGGCTACTGCGTGCCGGCCTGCCCGTACGGCGTCATCGACCAGCGCAAGGACGACGGCCGGGTGTGGAAGTGCACCCTGTGCTACGACCGGCTCGGCGTCGGCATGGAGCCGGCCTGCGCCAAGTCCTGCCCGACGGAGTCCATCCAGTTCGGGCCGCTGGAGGAGCTGCGGGAGCGGGCGGCGGGCCGGGTGGCGCAGCTGCACGCCTCCGGGGTGACCGATGCCCGGCTGTACGGCGAGAGCCCCGACGACGGGGTGGGCGGGGACGGCGCGTTCTTCCTGCTGCTGGACGAGCCCGAGGTCTACGGGCTGCCGCCGGACCCCGTCGTCACCACCCGGGACCTGCCCGACATGTGGCGGCACGCGGCGATGGCCGCCGTCTCGCTCGGCGCGCTGGCCGTCGCCAGTTTCGCGAGGAGGCCGCGATGA
- the nrfD gene encoding NrfD/PsrC family molybdoenzyme membrane anchor subunit, with protein MSDSDVTREGLRGERTQREALTGAKAGRRRHRRGRGGRGGRGGRGEQPMVPEAEFSSYYGKPVLNKPTWKPLDIAGYLYLGGLAGASSLLAAGAGVTGRPALARPAKLGAAGAISLSLVALVHDLGRPARFLNMLRVFKPTSPMNVGSWVLSGYAPLALGAAAVDLTGRARRVGSLATAGAAVLGPAVATYTAVLLADTAVPSWHEGYRELPYVFAGSGATAAAGLALAATPAAQAGPARRMAALGAALELGTFQAMKHRMGLSAETFEQGKAHRLLRAAETLTAGGAALAVLSGRLRDRRLALAAGAALLSGSAALRFGVFHAGVASAKDPKYTVVPQRERLTAREG; from the coding sequence ATGAGCGATTCCGATGTCACCCGGGAGGGGCTGCGGGGCGAGCGGACGCAACGTGAGGCGCTGACGGGGGCGAAGGCGGGGCGCCGCCGGCACCGGCGCGGCCGGGGCGGCCGCGGCGGCCGCGGCGGCCGCGGCGAGCAGCCGATGGTCCCGGAGGCGGAGTTCTCGTCGTACTACGGCAAGCCGGTCCTGAACAAGCCGACGTGGAAGCCCCTGGACATCGCGGGCTACCTGTACCTGGGCGGTCTGGCCGGGGCGTCGTCGCTGCTGGCGGCCGGTGCGGGCGTGACCGGGCGGCCGGCGCTGGCCCGCCCGGCGAAACTGGGCGCCGCCGGGGCGATCAGCCTGTCGCTGGTCGCGCTCGTGCACGACCTGGGCCGTCCGGCGCGCTTCCTGAACATGCTGCGGGTCTTCAAGCCCACCTCGCCGATGAACGTGGGCTCGTGGGTGCTGTCGGGCTACGCCCCGCTGGCGCTGGGTGCCGCGGCCGTCGACCTCACGGGCCGCGCCCGGCGGGTGGGCTCGCTGGCCACGGCGGGCGCCGCCGTCCTCGGCCCGGCGGTGGCGACCTACACGGCGGTGCTGCTCGCCGACACCGCGGTGCCCTCGTGGCACGAGGGCTACCGGGAGCTGCCGTACGTCTTCGCGGGGTCCGGTGCCACCGCGGCGGCCGGTCTCGCGCTGGCCGCGACCCCTGCGGCGCAGGCGGGCCCGGCGCGCCGCATGGCCGCGCTGGGGGCCGCGCTGGAGCTGGGCACCTTCCAGGCGATGAAGCACCGCATGGGCCTGTCCGCGGAGACGTTCGAGCAGGGGAAGGCGCACCGGCTGCTGCGGGCGGCGGAGACCCTGACGGCGGGCGGTGCCGCGCTGGCGGTCCTGTCGGGACGCCTGCGCGACCGGCGGCTCGCCCTGGCGGCCGGAGCGGCCCTGCTCTCCGGCTCGGCCGCCCTCCGCTTCGGAGTCTTCCACGCGGGAGTCGCCTCCGCGAAGGACCCGAAGTACACGGTCGTCCCCCAACGCGAACGCCTGACGGCCCGCGAGGGCTGA
- a CDS encoding haloacid dehalogenase type II translates to MLRDGVALTLAGGGASFADVAADGLRTLAARARLPGDPAEAVRHVLAGLPRLPVHPDVPDGVRALRAAGYRLLTLTNGSATTTRAVLDHAGLTGHFEAHLDVTGAGRWKPAREAYAHALETAGVPPGEALLVSVHPWDTDGAARAGLATAWLHRTPEPYPRTAHPPDWSATGVADLAARLKAAPAA, encoded by the coding sequence GTGCTGCGCGACGGCGTCGCCCTGACCCTGGCGGGCGGCGGCGCCTCCTTCGCCGACGTCGCGGCCGACGGACTGCGTACCCTCGCGGCCCGCGCCCGACTCCCCGGCGACCCGGCGGAGGCCGTCCGGCACGTCCTCGCCGGCCTGCCCAGGCTGCCGGTGCACCCCGACGTCCCCGACGGCGTACGGGCCCTGCGCGCGGCCGGGTACCGCCTGCTGACCCTCACCAACGGCTCGGCCACCACCACCCGCGCCGTACTGGACCACGCCGGTCTCACCGGCCACTTCGAGGCCCACCTGGACGTGACGGGCGCCGGCCGCTGGAAGCCCGCCCGCGAGGCCTACGCCCACGCCCTGGAGACCGCCGGGGTGCCGCCCGGGGAAGCCCTGCTGGTGTCGGTGCACCCCTGGGACACCGACGGCGCCGCCCGGGCCGGCCTCGCCACGGCCTGGCTGCACCGCACCCCCGAGCCCTACCCGCGCACCGCGCACCCACCGGACTGGTCGGCCACCGGTGTCGCGGACCTGGCGGCACGACTCAAGGCCGCGCCCGCGGCCTAA
- the fdh gene encoding formate dehydrogenase yields the protein MGVRTWIDSWPVFRQLTGTDPLGRGAAAKSGATGRLRPRVASADRVVKSVCPYCAVGCGQNVYVQDEKVTQIEGDPDSPISRGRLCPKGSASLQLTTGEARRHEVLYRRPHSTDWERLDLDTAMDMIADRVIAARREGWQWEVDETRTRRTLGFASLGGATLDNEENYLIKKLFTALGAIQIENQARIUHSSTVPSLGTSFGRGGATTFQQDLQNADCILIEGSNMAECHPVGFQWVMEAKARGAKVIHVDPRFTRTSALADLHVPLRAGTDIAFLGGIINYVLEQEKYFRDYIVAYSNAPVIVREDFQDTEDLAGVFSGLDTDSRSYDNTSWQYEGTEVQAPSGELDEEDDKGVKGGDDSRSVTEAARGEAHGAGGAVIGEGEPERDETLTHPRCVFQVLKRHYARYTPEMVEQICGVPQDLFRQVCELLTENSGRDRTTAFAYAVGWTQHTVGVQYIRAAAVLQTLLGNIGRPGGGILALRGHASIQGSTDIPTLFNLLPGYIPMPHAHKNEDLDAFVEAEATHKGYWGNMRAYLVSLLKAYWGDAATEENDYCFDYLPRLTGSHSAYETTMAQLEGVCKGYFLVGENPAVGNANAKLMRLGMANLDWLVVRDFSLIESATWWKDGPEIETGELRTEDIGTEVFFLPAAAHTEKDGSFTNTQRLLQWHHQAVEPPGESRSDLWFAYHLGRLIREKLAGSTDDMDRPLLDLTWDYPTKGPIAEPDAEAVLAEINGHDAEGRPLSSYEQLKPDGSTACGCWIYCGVYADGVNQAARRKPGREQDWVAAEWAWAWPANRRILYNRASADPEGRPWSERKALVWWDPDKGEWSGHDVPDFKKDKSPGSEPSEGATGPEALSGKDPFIMQADGKAWLYVPSGITDGPLPVHYEPQDSPFQNLLYEQQRNPVRQVMPAKPDNRYQPSGDEPGSQVYPYVATTYRLTEHHTAGGMSRWQPYLAELQPEFFCEVSPELATERGLEHTGWATIVSARGVVEARVLVTDRMAPLTVQGRRLHQVGLPYHWGPNGYTTGDAANELLHLSLDPNTHIQEAKAFAVDIRPGRRPRGPASLELVRAYRARAGIDEHTGTEP from the coding sequence ATGGGCGTACGCACCTGGATCGACTCCTGGCCGGTCTTCCGGCAGCTCACGGGCACCGACCCGCTGGGCCGGGGCGCGGCCGCCAAGAGCGGCGCCACCGGACGCCTGCGGCCCCGGGTGGCCTCCGCCGACCGGGTGGTGAAGTCCGTCTGTCCGTACTGCGCGGTGGGCTGCGGCCAGAACGTGTACGTGCAGGACGAGAAGGTCACCCAGATCGAGGGCGACCCGGACTCCCCCATCTCCCGCGGCCGGCTGTGCCCGAAGGGCTCGGCGAGCCTGCAGCTGACGACGGGCGAGGCCCGCCGGCACGAGGTCCTGTACCGGCGCCCGCACAGCACCGACTGGGAACGTCTCGACCTGGACACGGCGATGGACATGATCGCCGACCGGGTGATCGCGGCGCGCCGCGAGGGCTGGCAGTGGGAGGTCGACGAGACCCGCACCCGGCGCACGCTCGGCTTCGCGAGCCTGGGCGGGGCGACGCTGGACAACGAAGAGAACTACCTGATCAAGAAGTTGTTCACCGCGCTCGGAGCCATCCAGATCGAGAACCAGGCGCGTATTTGACACTCCTCCACCGTTCCCAGTCTGGGGACTTCGTTCGGACGCGGCGGCGCGACCACCTTCCAGCAGGACCTGCAGAACGCGGACTGCATTCTCATCGAGGGCTCGAACATGGCCGAGTGCCATCCGGTCGGGTTCCAGTGGGTGATGGAGGCCAAGGCGCGCGGCGCGAAGGTGATCCACGTCGACCCGCGGTTCACCCGCACCAGCGCTCTCGCGGACCTGCACGTGCCGCTGCGCGCGGGCACCGACATCGCCTTCCTGGGCGGGATCATCAACTACGTCCTGGAGCAGGAGAAGTACTTCCGCGACTACATCGTGGCGTACAGCAACGCGCCGGTGATCGTGCGCGAGGACTTCCAGGACACCGAGGACCTGGCCGGCGTCTTCTCCGGCCTGGACACCGACAGCCGCTCGTACGACAACACGAGCTGGCAGTACGAGGGCACCGAGGTGCAGGCGCCCTCCGGCGAGCTTGACGAGGAGGACGACAAGGGTGTCAAGGGCGGCGACGACAGCCGTTCGGTGACCGAGGCGGCCCGCGGCGAGGCGCACGGCGCGGGTGGCGCGGTGATCGGCGAGGGCGAGCCGGAACGGGACGAGACGCTGACCCATCCGCGCTGCGTCTTCCAGGTGCTCAAGCGGCACTACGCCCGCTACACGCCGGAGATGGTCGAGCAGATCTGCGGAGTGCCGCAGGACCTGTTCCGCCAGGTGTGCGAACTGCTCACCGAGAACTCCGGCCGGGACCGCACCACGGCCTTCGCCTACGCGGTGGGCTGGACGCAGCACACGGTCGGCGTGCAGTACATCCGCGCGGCCGCCGTACTCCAGACCCTGCTCGGCAACATCGGCCGTCCGGGCGGCGGCATCCTCGCGCTGCGCGGGCACGCCTCCATCCAGGGCTCGACCGACATCCCGACACTGTTCAACCTGCTGCCGGGCTACATCCCGATGCCGCACGCCCACAAGAACGAGGACCTGGACGCCTTCGTGGAGGCGGAGGCGACGCACAAGGGCTACTGGGGCAACATGCGCGCGTACCTGGTGAGCCTGCTCAAGGCCTACTGGGGCGACGCGGCGACCGAGGAGAACGACTACTGCTTCGACTACCTGCCGCGGCTGACCGGCTCCCACTCGGCGTACGAGACGACGATGGCCCAGCTGGAGGGCGTCTGCAAGGGCTACTTCCTGGTGGGCGAGAACCCGGCGGTGGGCAACGCCAACGCCAAGCTGATGCGGCTCGGGATGGCGAACCTCGACTGGCTGGTGGTGCGCGACTTCTCGCTGATCGAGTCGGCGACCTGGTGGAAGGACGGCCCGGAGATCGAGACCGGTGAGCTGCGTACGGAGGACATCGGCACCGAGGTGTTCTTCCTGCCGGCCGCCGCGCACACCGAGAAGGACGGCAGTTTCACCAACACCCAGCGGCTGCTGCAGTGGCACCACCAGGCGGTCGAGCCGCCCGGCGAGTCGCGCAGCGACCTGTGGTTCGCCTACCACCTGGGGCGGCTGATCCGGGAGAAGCTCGCCGGGTCGACCGACGACATGGACCGGCCGCTGCTGGACCTGACCTGGGATTACCCGACGAAGGGCCCGATCGCCGAGCCGGACGCGGAAGCGGTGCTCGCCGAGATCAACGGCCATGACGCCGAGGGGAGGCCGCTGTCCTCCTACGAGCAGCTGAAGCCCGACGGCTCGACGGCCTGCGGCTGCTGGATCTACTGCGGTGTCTACGCGGACGGGGTGAACCAGGCTGCCCGCCGCAAGCCCGGCCGGGAGCAGGACTGGGTGGCGGCCGAGTGGGCGTGGGCGTGGCCCGCCAACCGCCGGATCCTCTACAACCGGGCCTCGGCCGACCCCGAGGGCAGGCCGTGGAGCGAGCGGAAGGCGCTCGTGTGGTGGGACCCGGACAAGGGCGAGTGGTCCGGGCACGACGTGCCCGACTTCAAGAAGGACAAGTCGCCCGGCAGCGAGCCGTCCGAGGGCGCCACCGGCCCCGAGGCGCTGTCCGGCAAGGACCCGTTCATCATGCAGGCCGACGGCAAGGCCTGGCTGTACGTGCCGTCCGGGATCACCGACGGCCCGCTGCCGGTGCACTACGAGCCGCAGGACTCGCCGTTCCAGAACCTGCTGTACGAGCAGCAGCGCAATCCGGTCCGGCAGGTGATGCCCGCGAAGCCGGACAACCGCTACCAGCCGAGCGGTGACGAACCCGGGTCCCAGGTGTACCCGTACGTGGCCACCACCTACCGGCTCACCGAGCACCACACGGCGGGCGGCATGTCGCGCTGGCAGCCGTATCTGGCCGAGCTGCAGCCGGAGTTCTTCTGCGAGGTGTCCCCGGAGCTGGCCACCGAGCGCGGTCTGGAGCACACGGGCTGGGCGACGATCGTCAGCGCCCGCGGGGTGGTCGAGGCACGGGTGCTGGTGACCGACCGGATGGCGCCGCTGACCGTGCAGGGGCGCAGGCTGCACCAGGTGGGCCTGCCCTACCACTGGGGTCCCAACGGCTACACCACCGGGGACGCGGCCAACGAGTTGCTGCACCTGTCGCTGGACCCGAACACCCACATCCAGGAGGCGAAGGCGTTCGCCGTGGACATCCGCCCCGGCCGCCGGCCGCGCGGACCGGCCTCGCTGGAACTGGTGCGGGCCTACCGGGCCCGGGCGGGCATCGACGAGCACACCGGCACCGAGCCCTGA